A single region of the Nicotiana sylvestris chromosome 6, ASM39365v2, whole genome shotgun sequence genome encodes:
- the LOC104225739 gene encoding electron transfer flavoprotein-ubiquinone oxidoreductase, mitochondrial isoform X1 — translation MYRFIKSSTKFKLLCRSKTLYRSAQSPYSPNSILGKEDSSFIHKSKLESWNQSSVRSYSRSSSSESDSREAINYDVVIVGGGPAGLSAAIKLKQLCQQKDADLSVCVVEKGAELGAHILSGNVFEPRALDELFPHWKQEEAPIDVPVTSDDFWLLSKNRAFSLPSPFHNKGNYVISLSQLVRWLGQKAEELGVEIYPGFAASEILFNEHNEVTGIATNDMGVAKDGSRKENYQRGVALKGRVTLLAEGCRGSLSEKVIKKYNLREKGQGQHQTYALGIKEVWEIDVEKHQPGSVLHTLGWPLDQKTYGGSFLYHMKDRQVAVGFVVALNYHNPFLNPYEEYQRFKRHPAIRPLLEGGIVLQYGARCLNEGGYQSIPYPVFPGGAIIGCSAGFLNVPKIKGTHTAMKSGMLVAESVFSTLQEGLKIEKFWDNLRSSWIWEELYTARNYRPAFEYGLYPGLAISAVEHYILKGRSPVTLKHGKPDHEATSEAQVFSPIEYPKPDGAVTFDVPTSLYRSNTNHDHDQPSHLLLKDPTVPENVNLPKYAGPEARYCPARVYEYIPDETGDLKLQINAQNCLHCKACSIKDPRQNIEWTVPEGGGGPGYTIMPRYF, via the exons ATGTACAGGTTCATCAAATCATCTACGAAATTCAAATTATTATGTCGTTCAAAAACCCTCTATAGATCAGCACAGTCTCCATATTCACCCAATTCAATTTTGGGTAAAGAAGATTCAAGCTTTATCCATAAGTCAAAGTTAGAATCTTGGAATCAAAGTTCGGTTAGGAGTTACAGTAGGAGTAGTAGTAGTGAATCGGATAGTAGAGAAGCAATTAATTACGATGTGGTGATAGTTGGAGGTGGACCTGCTGGCTTATCAGCTGCTATTAAGCTCAAACAGTTGTGCCAACAAAAGGACGCTGACTTATCTGTGTGTGTTGTTGAGAAAGGAGCTGAACTGG GTGCTCATATCTTGTCAGGAAACGTATTTGAGCCCCGGGCACTGGATGAACTCTTTCCCCACTGGAAACAGGAAGAG GCTCCCATTGATGTTCCTGTTACTTCCGATGATTTTTGGCTGCTTTCCAAAAATCGTGCCTTTTCGCTTCCAAGCCCATTTCATAATAAAGGAAACTATGTCATAAG TTTGAGTCAGTTAGTACGTTGGTTGGGGCAGAAAGCTGAAGAACTAGGAGTTGAAATATACCCTGGTTTTGCTGCTAGTGAG ATTTTATTCAACGAACACAATGAAGTTACTGGTATTGCTACTAATGATATGGGAGTGGCTAAAGATGGTTCCAGAAAAGAGAACTACCAGCGTGGTGTTGCATTGAAGG GGCGTGTTACACTCCTAGCAGAAGGATGTAGAGGATCTTTATCAGAG AAAGTAATCAAGAAGTACAACTTGAGAGAGAAAGGGCAGGGACAACATCAGACCTATGCTTTAGGAATTAAAgag GTCTGGGAGATTGATGTAGAAAAACATCAGCCTGGTTCTGTGCTTCACACACTTGGTTGGCCTTTGGACCAGAAGACCTATGGAGGTTCCTTCTTGTACCATATGAAAGACAGACAGGTTGCTGTCGGCTTTGTGGTTGCTCTAAATTATCACAACCCTTTCTTGAATCCTTACGAGGAATATCAG AGGTTTAAACGTCATCCTGCTATAAGACCGCTTCTTGAGGGCGGAATTGTTCTCCAATATGGTGCTCGGTGTTTAAATGAAGGAGGTTATCAG TCTATTCCATATCCAGTTTTCCCTGGTGGAGCAATTATAGGATGCTCAGCTGGCTTCTTAAATGTACCAAAGATTAAGGGAACTCACACAGCTATGAAATCAG GAATGCTAGTGGCAGAATCTGTATTCAGTACGCTCCAAGAAGGCTTGAAGATTGAAAAATTTTGGGACAATTTACGAAGTTCATGGATATGGGAAGAACTATATACTGCAAGGAACTATCGTCCT GCATTTGAGTATGGGCTCTATCCTGGTTTGGCTATAAGCGCCGTAGAGCA TTACATACTCAAGGGAAGATCTCCAGTCACTCTAAAGCATGGGAAACCTGATCATGAAGCTACAAGT GAAGCACAAGTATTCTCACCAATTGAGTACCCGAAGCCAGATGGCGCTGTAACTTTTGATGTACCGACCTCTCTATACAG GAGCAACACAAATCATGATCATGACCAACCATCTCAtcttcttctgaaagatcctACAGTTCCAGAAAATGTCAACTTGCCCAAGTATGCTGGACCTGAGGCACGATATTGTCCTGCACGAGTTTATGA GTACATACCGGATGAGACGGGTGACTTAAAGTTACAGATCAATGCTCAAAACTGCTTGCACTGCAAG GCCTGCAGTATTAAAGATCCGAGACAGAATATCGAATGGACAGTTCCAGAAGGTGGAGGCGGCCCAGGTTACACAATCAT GCCAAGATATTTTTGA
- the LOC104225739 gene encoding electron transfer flavoprotein-ubiquinone oxidoreductase, mitochondrial isoform X2 gives MYRFIKSSTKFKLLCRSKTLYRSAQSPYSPNSILGKEDSSFIHKSKLESWNQSSVRSYSRSSSSESDSREAINYDVVIVGGGPAGLSAAIKLKQLCQQKDADLSVCVVEKGAELGAHILSGNVFEPRALDELFPHWKQEEAPIDVPVTSDDFWLLSKNRAFSLPSPFHNKGNYVISLSQLVRWLGQKAEELGVEIYPGFAASEILFNEHNEVTGIATNDMGVAKDGSRKENYQRGVALKGRVTLLAEGCRGSLSEKVIKKYNLREKGQGQHQTYALGIKEVWEIDVEKHQPGSVLHTLGWPLDQKTYGGSFLYHMKDRQVAVGFVVALNYHNPFLNPYEEYQRFKRHPAIRPLLEGGIVLQYGARCLNEGGYQSIPYPVFPGGAIIGCSAGFLNVPKIKGTHTAMKSGMLVAESVFSTLQEGLKIEKFWDNLRSSWIWEELYTARNYRPAFEYGLYPGLAISAVEHYILKGRSPVTLKHGKPDHEATSEAQVFSPIEYPKPDGAVTFDVPTSLYRSNTNHDHDQPSHLLLKDPTVPENVNLPKYAGPEARYCPARVYEYIPDETGDLKLQINAQNCLHCKACSIKDPRQNIEWTVPEGGGGPGYTIIQ, from the exons ATGTACAGGTTCATCAAATCATCTACGAAATTCAAATTATTATGTCGTTCAAAAACCCTCTATAGATCAGCACAGTCTCCATATTCACCCAATTCAATTTTGGGTAAAGAAGATTCAAGCTTTATCCATAAGTCAAAGTTAGAATCTTGGAATCAAAGTTCGGTTAGGAGTTACAGTAGGAGTAGTAGTAGTGAATCGGATAGTAGAGAAGCAATTAATTACGATGTGGTGATAGTTGGAGGTGGACCTGCTGGCTTATCAGCTGCTATTAAGCTCAAACAGTTGTGCCAACAAAAGGACGCTGACTTATCTGTGTGTGTTGTTGAGAAAGGAGCTGAACTGG GTGCTCATATCTTGTCAGGAAACGTATTTGAGCCCCGGGCACTGGATGAACTCTTTCCCCACTGGAAACAGGAAGAG GCTCCCATTGATGTTCCTGTTACTTCCGATGATTTTTGGCTGCTTTCCAAAAATCGTGCCTTTTCGCTTCCAAGCCCATTTCATAATAAAGGAAACTATGTCATAAG TTTGAGTCAGTTAGTACGTTGGTTGGGGCAGAAAGCTGAAGAACTAGGAGTTGAAATATACCCTGGTTTTGCTGCTAGTGAG ATTTTATTCAACGAACACAATGAAGTTACTGGTATTGCTACTAATGATATGGGAGTGGCTAAAGATGGTTCCAGAAAAGAGAACTACCAGCGTGGTGTTGCATTGAAGG GGCGTGTTACACTCCTAGCAGAAGGATGTAGAGGATCTTTATCAGAG AAAGTAATCAAGAAGTACAACTTGAGAGAGAAAGGGCAGGGACAACATCAGACCTATGCTTTAGGAATTAAAgag GTCTGGGAGATTGATGTAGAAAAACATCAGCCTGGTTCTGTGCTTCACACACTTGGTTGGCCTTTGGACCAGAAGACCTATGGAGGTTCCTTCTTGTACCATATGAAAGACAGACAGGTTGCTGTCGGCTTTGTGGTTGCTCTAAATTATCACAACCCTTTCTTGAATCCTTACGAGGAATATCAG AGGTTTAAACGTCATCCTGCTATAAGACCGCTTCTTGAGGGCGGAATTGTTCTCCAATATGGTGCTCGGTGTTTAAATGAAGGAGGTTATCAG TCTATTCCATATCCAGTTTTCCCTGGTGGAGCAATTATAGGATGCTCAGCTGGCTTCTTAAATGTACCAAAGATTAAGGGAACTCACACAGCTATGAAATCAG GAATGCTAGTGGCAGAATCTGTATTCAGTACGCTCCAAGAAGGCTTGAAGATTGAAAAATTTTGGGACAATTTACGAAGTTCATGGATATGGGAAGAACTATATACTGCAAGGAACTATCGTCCT GCATTTGAGTATGGGCTCTATCCTGGTTTGGCTATAAGCGCCGTAGAGCA TTACATACTCAAGGGAAGATCTCCAGTCACTCTAAAGCATGGGAAACCTGATCATGAAGCTACAAGT GAAGCACAAGTATTCTCACCAATTGAGTACCCGAAGCCAGATGGCGCTGTAACTTTTGATGTACCGACCTCTCTATACAG GAGCAACACAAATCATGATCATGACCAACCATCTCAtcttcttctgaaagatcctACAGTTCCAGAAAATGTCAACTTGCCCAAGTATGCTGGACCTGAGGCACGATATTGTCCTGCACGAGTTTATGA GTACATACCGGATGAGACGGGTGACTTAAAGTTACAGATCAATGCTCAAAACTGCTTGCACTGCAAG GCCTGCAGTATTAAAGATCCGAGACAGAATATCGAATGGACAGTTCCAGAAGGTGGAGGCGGCCCAGGTTACACAATCAT ACAATGA
- the LOC104225739 gene encoding electron transfer flavoprotein-ubiquinone oxidoreductase, mitochondrial isoform X3, which translates to MYRFIKSSTKFKLLCRSKTLYRSAQSPYSPNSILGKEDSSFIHKSKLESWNQSSVRSYSRSSSSESDSREAINYDVVIVGGGPAGLSAAIKLKQLCQQKDADLSVCVVEKGAELGAHILSGNVFEPRALDELFPHWKQEEAPIDVPVTSDDFWLLSKNRAFSLPSPFHNKGNYVISLSQLVRWLGQKAEELGVEIYPGFAASEILFNEHNEVTGIATNDMGVAKDGSRKENYQRGVALKGRVTLLAEGCRGSLSEKVIKKYNLREKGQGQHQTYALGIKEVWEIDVEKHQPGSVLHTLGWPLDQKTYGGSFLYHMKDRQVAVGFVVALNYHNPFLNPYEEYQRFKRHPAIRPLLEGGIVLQYGARCLNEGGYQSIPYPVFPGGAIIGCSAGFLNVPKIKGTHTAMKSGMLVAESVFSTLQEGLKIEKFWDNLRSSWIWEELYTARNYRPAFEYGLYPGLAISAVEHYILKGRSPVTLKHGKPDHEATSEAQVFSPIEYPKPDGAVTFDVPTSLYRSNTNHDHDQPSHLLLKDPTVPENVNLPKYAGPEARYCPARVYEYIPDETGDLKLQINAQNCLHCKACSIKDPRQNIEWTVPEGGGGPGYTIM; encoded by the exons ATGTACAGGTTCATCAAATCATCTACGAAATTCAAATTATTATGTCGTTCAAAAACCCTCTATAGATCAGCACAGTCTCCATATTCACCCAATTCAATTTTGGGTAAAGAAGATTCAAGCTTTATCCATAAGTCAAAGTTAGAATCTTGGAATCAAAGTTCGGTTAGGAGTTACAGTAGGAGTAGTAGTAGTGAATCGGATAGTAGAGAAGCAATTAATTACGATGTGGTGATAGTTGGAGGTGGACCTGCTGGCTTATCAGCTGCTATTAAGCTCAAACAGTTGTGCCAACAAAAGGACGCTGACTTATCTGTGTGTGTTGTTGAGAAAGGAGCTGAACTGG GTGCTCATATCTTGTCAGGAAACGTATTTGAGCCCCGGGCACTGGATGAACTCTTTCCCCACTGGAAACAGGAAGAG GCTCCCATTGATGTTCCTGTTACTTCCGATGATTTTTGGCTGCTTTCCAAAAATCGTGCCTTTTCGCTTCCAAGCCCATTTCATAATAAAGGAAACTATGTCATAAG TTTGAGTCAGTTAGTACGTTGGTTGGGGCAGAAAGCTGAAGAACTAGGAGTTGAAATATACCCTGGTTTTGCTGCTAGTGAG ATTTTATTCAACGAACACAATGAAGTTACTGGTATTGCTACTAATGATATGGGAGTGGCTAAAGATGGTTCCAGAAAAGAGAACTACCAGCGTGGTGTTGCATTGAAGG GGCGTGTTACACTCCTAGCAGAAGGATGTAGAGGATCTTTATCAGAG AAAGTAATCAAGAAGTACAACTTGAGAGAGAAAGGGCAGGGACAACATCAGACCTATGCTTTAGGAATTAAAgag GTCTGGGAGATTGATGTAGAAAAACATCAGCCTGGTTCTGTGCTTCACACACTTGGTTGGCCTTTGGACCAGAAGACCTATGGAGGTTCCTTCTTGTACCATATGAAAGACAGACAGGTTGCTGTCGGCTTTGTGGTTGCTCTAAATTATCACAACCCTTTCTTGAATCCTTACGAGGAATATCAG AGGTTTAAACGTCATCCTGCTATAAGACCGCTTCTTGAGGGCGGAATTGTTCTCCAATATGGTGCTCGGTGTTTAAATGAAGGAGGTTATCAG TCTATTCCATATCCAGTTTTCCCTGGTGGAGCAATTATAGGATGCTCAGCTGGCTTCTTAAATGTACCAAAGATTAAGGGAACTCACACAGCTATGAAATCAG GAATGCTAGTGGCAGAATCTGTATTCAGTACGCTCCAAGAAGGCTTGAAGATTGAAAAATTTTGGGACAATTTACGAAGTTCATGGATATGGGAAGAACTATATACTGCAAGGAACTATCGTCCT GCATTTGAGTATGGGCTCTATCCTGGTTTGGCTATAAGCGCCGTAGAGCA TTACATACTCAAGGGAAGATCTCCAGTCACTCTAAAGCATGGGAAACCTGATCATGAAGCTACAAGT GAAGCACAAGTATTCTCACCAATTGAGTACCCGAAGCCAGATGGCGCTGTAACTTTTGATGTACCGACCTCTCTATACAG GAGCAACACAAATCATGATCATGACCAACCATCTCAtcttcttctgaaagatcctACAGTTCCAGAAAATGTCAACTTGCCCAAGTATGCTGGACCTGAGGCACGATATTGTCCTGCACGAGTTTATGA GTACATACCGGATGAGACGGGTGACTTAAAGTTACAGATCAATGCTCAAAACTGCTTGCACTGCAAG GCCTGCAGTATTAAAGATCCGAGACAGAATATCGAATGGACAGTTCCAGAAGGTGGAGGCGGCCCAGGTTACACAATCATGTAG
- the LOC104225739 gene encoding electron transfer flavoprotein-ubiquinone oxidoreductase, mitochondrial isoform X4 has translation MYRFIKSSTKFKLLCRSKTLYRSAQSPYSPNSILGKEDSSFIHKSKLESWNQSSVRSYSRSSSSESDSREAINYDVVIVGGGPAGLSAAIKLKQLCQQKDADLSVCVVEKGAELGAHILSGNVFEPRALDELFPHWKQEEAPIDVPVTSDDFWLLSKNRAFSLPSPFHNKGNYVISLSQLVRWLGQKAEELGVEIYPGFAASEILFNEHNEVTGIATNDMGVAKDGSRKENYQRGVALKGRVTLLAEGCRGSLSEKVIKKYNLREKGQGQHQTYALGIKEVWEIDVEKHQPGSVLHTLGWPLDQKTYGGSFLYHMKDRQVAVGFVVALNYHNPFLNPYEEYQRFKRHPAIRPLLEGGIVLQYGARCLNEGGYQSIPYPVFPGGAIIGCSAGFLNVPKIKGTHTAMKSGMLVAESVFSTLQEGLKIEKFWDNLRSSWIWEELYTARNYRPAFEYGLYPGLAISAVEHYILKGRSPVTLKHGKPDHEATSEAQVFSPIEYPKPDGAVTFDVPTSLYRSNTNHDHDQPSHLLLKDPTVPENVNLPKYAGPEARYCPARVYE, from the exons ATGTACAGGTTCATCAAATCATCTACGAAATTCAAATTATTATGTCGTTCAAAAACCCTCTATAGATCAGCACAGTCTCCATATTCACCCAATTCAATTTTGGGTAAAGAAGATTCAAGCTTTATCCATAAGTCAAAGTTAGAATCTTGGAATCAAAGTTCGGTTAGGAGTTACAGTAGGAGTAGTAGTAGTGAATCGGATAGTAGAGAAGCAATTAATTACGATGTGGTGATAGTTGGAGGTGGACCTGCTGGCTTATCAGCTGCTATTAAGCTCAAACAGTTGTGCCAACAAAAGGACGCTGACTTATCTGTGTGTGTTGTTGAGAAAGGAGCTGAACTGG GTGCTCATATCTTGTCAGGAAACGTATTTGAGCCCCGGGCACTGGATGAACTCTTTCCCCACTGGAAACAGGAAGAG GCTCCCATTGATGTTCCTGTTACTTCCGATGATTTTTGGCTGCTTTCCAAAAATCGTGCCTTTTCGCTTCCAAGCCCATTTCATAATAAAGGAAACTATGTCATAAG TTTGAGTCAGTTAGTACGTTGGTTGGGGCAGAAAGCTGAAGAACTAGGAGTTGAAATATACCCTGGTTTTGCTGCTAGTGAG ATTTTATTCAACGAACACAATGAAGTTACTGGTATTGCTACTAATGATATGGGAGTGGCTAAAGATGGTTCCAGAAAAGAGAACTACCAGCGTGGTGTTGCATTGAAGG GGCGTGTTACACTCCTAGCAGAAGGATGTAGAGGATCTTTATCAGAG AAAGTAATCAAGAAGTACAACTTGAGAGAGAAAGGGCAGGGACAACATCAGACCTATGCTTTAGGAATTAAAgag GTCTGGGAGATTGATGTAGAAAAACATCAGCCTGGTTCTGTGCTTCACACACTTGGTTGGCCTTTGGACCAGAAGACCTATGGAGGTTCCTTCTTGTACCATATGAAAGACAGACAGGTTGCTGTCGGCTTTGTGGTTGCTCTAAATTATCACAACCCTTTCTTGAATCCTTACGAGGAATATCAG AGGTTTAAACGTCATCCTGCTATAAGACCGCTTCTTGAGGGCGGAATTGTTCTCCAATATGGTGCTCGGTGTTTAAATGAAGGAGGTTATCAG TCTATTCCATATCCAGTTTTCCCTGGTGGAGCAATTATAGGATGCTCAGCTGGCTTCTTAAATGTACCAAAGATTAAGGGAACTCACACAGCTATGAAATCAG GAATGCTAGTGGCAGAATCTGTATTCAGTACGCTCCAAGAAGGCTTGAAGATTGAAAAATTTTGGGACAATTTACGAAGTTCATGGATATGGGAAGAACTATATACTGCAAGGAACTATCGTCCT GCATTTGAGTATGGGCTCTATCCTGGTTTGGCTATAAGCGCCGTAGAGCA TTACATACTCAAGGGAAGATCTCCAGTCACTCTAAAGCATGGGAAACCTGATCATGAAGCTACAAGT GAAGCACAAGTATTCTCACCAATTGAGTACCCGAAGCCAGATGGCGCTGTAACTTTTGATGTACCGACCTCTCTATACAG GAGCAACACAAATCATGATCATGACCAACCATCTCAtcttcttctgaaagatcctACAGTTCCAGAAAATGTCAACTTGCCCAAGTATGCTGGACCTGAGGCACGATATTGTCCTGCACGAGTTTATGAGTAA
- the LOC104225739 gene encoding electron transfer flavoprotein-ubiquinone oxidoreductase, mitochondrial isoform X5, protein MYRFIKSSTKFKLLCRSKTLYRSAQSPYSPNSILGKEDSSFIHKSKLESWNQSSVRSYSRSSSSESDSREAINYDVVIVGGGPAGLSAAIKLKQLCQQKDADLSVCVVEKGAELGAHILSGNVFEPRALDELFPHWKQEEAPIDVPVTSDDFWLLSKNRAFSLPSPFHNKGNYVISLSQLVRWLGQKAEELGVEIYPGFAASEILFNEHNEVTGIATNDMGVAKDGSRKENYQRGVALKGRVTLLAEGCRGSLSEKVIKKYNLREKGQGQHQTYALGIKEVWEIDVEKHQPGSVLHTLGWPLDQKTYGGSFLYHMKDRQVAVGFVVALNYHNPFLNPYEEYQRFKRHPAIRPLLEGGIVLQYGARCLNEGGYQSIPYPVFPGGAIIGCSAGFLNVPKIKGTHTAMKSGMLVAESVFSTLQEGLKIEKFWDNLRSSWIWEELYTARNYRPAFEYGLYPGLAISAVEQHVW, encoded by the exons ATGTACAGGTTCATCAAATCATCTACGAAATTCAAATTATTATGTCGTTCAAAAACCCTCTATAGATCAGCACAGTCTCCATATTCACCCAATTCAATTTTGGGTAAAGAAGATTCAAGCTTTATCCATAAGTCAAAGTTAGAATCTTGGAATCAAAGTTCGGTTAGGAGTTACAGTAGGAGTAGTAGTAGTGAATCGGATAGTAGAGAAGCAATTAATTACGATGTGGTGATAGTTGGAGGTGGACCTGCTGGCTTATCAGCTGCTATTAAGCTCAAACAGTTGTGCCAACAAAAGGACGCTGACTTATCTGTGTGTGTTGTTGAGAAAGGAGCTGAACTGG GTGCTCATATCTTGTCAGGAAACGTATTTGAGCCCCGGGCACTGGATGAACTCTTTCCCCACTGGAAACAGGAAGAG GCTCCCATTGATGTTCCTGTTACTTCCGATGATTTTTGGCTGCTTTCCAAAAATCGTGCCTTTTCGCTTCCAAGCCCATTTCATAATAAAGGAAACTATGTCATAAG TTTGAGTCAGTTAGTACGTTGGTTGGGGCAGAAAGCTGAAGAACTAGGAGTTGAAATATACCCTGGTTTTGCTGCTAGTGAG ATTTTATTCAACGAACACAATGAAGTTACTGGTATTGCTACTAATGATATGGGAGTGGCTAAAGATGGTTCCAGAAAAGAGAACTACCAGCGTGGTGTTGCATTGAAGG GGCGTGTTACACTCCTAGCAGAAGGATGTAGAGGATCTTTATCAGAG AAAGTAATCAAGAAGTACAACTTGAGAGAGAAAGGGCAGGGACAACATCAGACCTATGCTTTAGGAATTAAAgag GTCTGGGAGATTGATGTAGAAAAACATCAGCCTGGTTCTGTGCTTCACACACTTGGTTGGCCTTTGGACCAGAAGACCTATGGAGGTTCCTTCTTGTACCATATGAAAGACAGACAGGTTGCTGTCGGCTTTGTGGTTGCTCTAAATTATCACAACCCTTTCTTGAATCCTTACGAGGAATATCAG AGGTTTAAACGTCATCCTGCTATAAGACCGCTTCTTGAGGGCGGAATTGTTCTCCAATATGGTGCTCGGTGTTTAAATGAAGGAGGTTATCAG TCTATTCCATATCCAGTTTTCCCTGGTGGAGCAATTATAGGATGCTCAGCTGGCTTCTTAAATGTACCAAAGATTAAGGGAACTCACACAGCTATGAAATCAG GAATGCTAGTGGCAGAATCTGTATTCAGTACGCTCCAAGAAGGCTTGAAGATTGAAAAATTTTGGGACAATTTACGAAGTTCATGGATATGGGAAGAACTATATACTGCAAGGAACTATCGTCCT GCATTTGAGTATGGGCTCTATCCTGGTTTGGCTATAAGCGCCGTAGAGCA ACATGTATGGTAA